A single region of the Pseudomonas sp. B21-023 genome encodes:
- the nagZ gene encoding beta-N-acetylhexosaminidase, whose amino-acid sequence MQGSLMVDIAGKWLTAEDRHLLRQPEVAGLIIFARNIDSPRQVRELCASIRAIRPDLILAVDQEGGRVQRLRQGFVRLPAMRAIADNANAEYLAEQCGWLMATEVLAVGLDLSFAPVLDLDHQRSAVVGSRAFEGNPQRATELAGAFIRGMNAAGMAACGKHFPGHGWAEADSHVAIPVDERSLEQLRAADLVPFTRLSGQLAAVMPAHVIYPQVDNQPAGFSRRWLQDILRGELGFDGVIFSDDLSMAGAHVVGDAASRIEAALSAGCDMGLVCNDRASAELALSAAQRMKVKPSPRIARMRGQGFARTDYRQQPRWLEALGALKEAQLVD is encoded by the coding sequence CTGCAAGGCTCCCTGATGGTGGATATCGCCGGTAAATGGCTGACCGCCGAAGACCGCCATCTGCTGCGCCAGCCCGAAGTGGCCGGCCTGATCATCTTTGCCCGCAACATCGACAGCCCACGCCAGGTGCGCGAGCTGTGCGCCTCGATCCGCGCCATCCGCCCCGACCTGATCCTGGCCGTGGACCAGGAAGGCGGGCGGGTCCAGCGCCTGCGCCAGGGCTTCGTGCGCCTGCCGGCCATGCGCGCCATCGCCGACAACGCCAATGCCGAATACCTGGCCGAGCAGTGCGGCTGGCTGATGGCCACCGAGGTGCTGGCGGTAGGCCTGGACCTGAGCTTTGCCCCGGTGCTGGACCTCGACCATCAGCGCAGTGCCGTGGTCGGCAGCCGCGCCTTCGAAGGCAATCCGCAGCGGGCTACCGAACTGGCCGGCGCCTTCATCCGTGGCATGAATGCCGCGGGCATGGCCGCCTGTGGCAAGCATTTCCCCGGTCACGGCTGGGCCGAGGCCGATTCCCATGTGGCGATCCCGGTCGATGAGCGCAGCCTGGAACAGCTGCGCGCGGCCGACCTGGTGCCGTTCACCCGCCTGAGCGGGCAGTTGGCGGCGGTGATGCCGGCCCACGTGATCTACCCGCAGGTCGACAACCAGCCGGCCGGCTTCTCCCGGCGCTGGCTGCAGGACATCCTGCGCGGCGAGCTGGGCTTCGACGGGGTGATCTTCAGCGATGACTTGTCCATGGCCGGCGCCCACGTGGTGGGCGATGCCGCCAGCCGCATCGAGGCTGCATTGAGCGCGGGCTGCGACATGGGCCTGGTGTGCAATGACCGGGCTTCGGCCGAGCTGGCGCTGAGCGCGGCGCAGCGCATGAAGGTCAAGCCGTCGCCGCGGATTGCACGGATGCGCGGGCAGGGCTTTGCGCGTACCGATTACCGCCAGCAGCCGCGTTGGCTGGAGGCGCTGGGGGCGCTGAAGGAAGCTCAGCTGGTCGATTGA
- a CDS encoding TetR/AcrR family transcriptional regulator translates to MAQSETVERILDAAEQLFAERGFAETSLRLITSKAGVNLAAVNYHFGSKKALIQAVFSRFLGPFCASLERELDRHQARPEQKASLEELLEMLVEQALVVQPRSNNDLSIFMRLLGLAFSQSQGHLRRYLEDMYGKVFRRYMLLVNEAAPRIPPLELFWRVHFMLGAAAFSMSGIKALRAIAETDFGINTSIEQVMRLMVPFLAAGMRADSGVTDQAMAAAQLRPRSKSGAPAKA, encoded by the coding sequence ATGGCCCAATCGGAAACCGTTGAGCGCATCCTCGATGCGGCGGAGCAGCTGTTCGCGGAGCGCGGGTTCGCGGAAACCTCATTGCGGCTGATCACCAGCAAGGCCGGAGTCAACCTGGCGGCGGTGAACTACCATTTCGGTTCGAAGAAAGCCCTGATCCAGGCAGTCTTTTCCCGCTTCCTGGGCCCGTTCTGCGCCAGCCTGGAGCGTGAGCTCGACCGCCACCAGGCGCGTCCCGAGCAGAAGGCTTCGCTCGAGGAGCTGCTGGAAATGCTGGTGGAGCAGGCCTTGGTCGTGCAACCGCGCAGCAACAACGACCTGTCGATCTTCATGCGCCTGCTGGGCCTGGCCTTCAGCCAGAGCCAGGGGCACCTGCGCCGTTACCTGGAAGACATGTACGGCAAGGTGTTCCGCCGCTACATGCTGCTGGTCAACGAGGCCGCGCCGCGCATTCCGCCACTGGAGCTGTTCTGGCGCGTGCACTTCATGCTCGGCGCCGCGGCGTTCAGCATGTCGGGTATCAAGGCCCTGCGCGCCATCGCCGAAACCGACTTCGGCATCAACACCTCGATCGAGCAGGTGATGCGCCTGATGGTGCCGTTCCTGGCCGCCGGCATGCGTGCCGACAGCGGTGTCACCGACCAGGCCATGGCCGCGGCGCAATTGCGCCCACGCAGCAAGTCCGGCGCGCCCGCCAAGGCCTGA
- the lexA gene encoding transcriptional repressor LexA yields the protein MLKLTPRQAEILAFIKRCLEDNGFPPTRAEIAQELGFKSPNAAEEHLKALARKGAIEMTPGASRGIRIPGLEPKQEDSGLPIIGRVAAGAPILAEQHIEDSCSINPAFFHPRADYLLRVHGMSMKDIGIFDGDLLAVHTTREARNGQVVVARIGDEVTVKRFKREGSKVWLIAENPEFAPIEVDLKDQELVIEGLSVGVLRR from the coding sequence ATGCTGAAACTGACGCCACGCCAAGCCGAGATTCTGGCTTTCATCAAACGCTGCCTCGAAGACAACGGCTTCCCGCCGACCCGTGCCGAGATCGCCCAGGAGTTGGGCTTCAAGTCGCCCAACGCCGCCGAGGAGCACCTGAAAGCCCTGGCCCGCAAGGGCGCCATCGAGATGACCCCTGGCGCTTCCCGCGGTATCCGCATCCCCGGCCTCGAGCCCAAGCAAGAGGACAGCGGCCTGCCCATCATCGGTCGCGTCGCTGCCGGTGCACCGATCCTCGCCGAGCAGCACATCGAGGATTCCTGCAGCATCAACCCGGCCTTCTTCCATCCGCGCGCCGATTACCTGCTGCGGGTACACGGCATGAGCATGAAGGACATCGGCATTTTCGACGGCGACCTGCTCGCCGTGCACACCACCCGCGAAGCCCGCAACGGCCAGGTGGTGGTAGCCCGCATTGGCGACGAAGTGACCGTCAAGCGCTTCAAGCGCGAAGGCAGCAAGGTCTGGCTGATCGCCGAGAACCCCGAATTCGCCCCCATCGAAGTCGACCTGAAAGACCAGGAACTGGTGATCGAGGGCTTGAGCGTCGGCGTCCTGCGCCGCTGA
- the sulA gene encoding SOS-induced cell division inhibitor SulA has translation MQPFTHVPQQAQLPLFEAFLAQPVLPGLKPSAPPRKSSQPELFSELALRGAPGHCQSLLAPILRELSEEDDSRWLTLIAPPGSLTQAWLRDAGLNRERILLLQPGGRQTALQLACEALRLGHSHTVVSWLGTINSNARQQLQRAAASGNAQSLNIRLG, from the coding sequence ATGCAGCCGTTCACCCATGTACCCCAGCAAGCCCAGCTGCCGCTGTTCGAAGCCTTCCTTGCCCAGCCGGTGCTACCAGGCCTCAAGCCCAGCGCGCCACCGCGCAAGAGCAGCCAGCCAGAGCTGTTCAGCGAGCTGGCCCTGCGCGGCGCGCCAGGGCACTGCCAGAGCCTGCTGGCGCCGATCCTGCGCGAACTCAGCGAAGAAGACGACAGCCGCTGGCTGACGCTCATCGCCCCACCCGGCAGCCTCACCCAGGCCTGGCTGCGCGACGCCGGCCTAAACCGCGAACGCATCCTGCTGCTGCAACCCGGCGGCAGGCAGACAGCCCTGCAACTGGCCTGCGAGGCACTGCGCCTCGGGCACAGCCATACCGTGGTCAGCTGGCTGGGCACCATCAACAGCAACGCCCGCCAACAGCTGCAGCGCGCAGCGGCCAGCGGAAACGCACAAAGCCTGAACATCCGCCTCGGCTGA
- a CDS encoding DUF6586 family protein: MAQELYTRTNQKLFFAGLALESMAKAADSQAMNAQGLLQAERESALFHLYGALLGLCHEIAGFYRLPQASAARAELLFSDEVLQSVAIPEMAELLELARQPETWLARLLAAYADLFRPPVAKKTVKGDVTQPLIQAVNLDEPEPAELSREELEAWRQNLKSLVRRFRDALSEC, from the coding sequence ATGGCCCAGGAACTCTACACTCGCACCAACCAGAAACTGTTCTTCGCCGGCCTCGCGCTGGAGTCCATGGCCAAGGCCGCGGACAGCCAGGCGATGAATGCCCAGGGCCTGCTCCAGGCCGAGCGCGAGTCGGCGCTGTTCCACCTGTATGGCGCGCTGCTTGGGCTGTGCCATGAGATCGCCGGCTTCTACCGCCTGCCCCAGGCCTCGGCGGCACGGGCGGAATTGCTGTTCAGCGACGAGGTGCTGCAGAGCGTGGCGATCCCGGAAATGGCCGAGCTGTTGGAGTTGGCCCGCCAGCCGGAAACCTGGCTGGCGCGTCTGCTGGCGGCTTATGCCGATTTGTTCCGACCACCGGTCGCCAAGAAAACCGTCAAGGGTGACGTTACCCAGCCGCTGATCCAGGCCGTCAATCTGGACGAGCCTGAGCCGGCTGAGCTTTCCCGGGAGGAGTTGGAGGCCTGGCGGCAGAACCTGAAAAGCCTGGTGAGACGATTCCGCGATGCGCTGAGTGAGTGCTGA
- the topA gene encoding type I DNA topoisomerase, with protein sequence MGKSLVIVESPAKAKTINKYLGSQYVVKSSIGHIRDLPTSGSASASKEPAAKRGKAAAEAPALSPKEKARRTLVARMGVDPEAGWKAKYEILPGKEKVIEELRRLAKDADTIYLATDLDREGEAIAWHLREAIGGDDSRYKRVVFNEITKKAIQEAFSQPGELDIDRVNAQQARRFLDRVVGYMVSPLLWAKIARGLSAGRVQSVAVKLVVEREREIRAFNPEEYWEVHADLGTAKNAKVRFEVAREKGEAFKPLNEAQAMAALEKLKASSYSVSKREDRPTSSKPSAPFITSTLQQAASNRLGFGVKKTMMMAQRLYEAGYITYMRTDSTNLSTDAVEMARSYIEKEFGKQYLPAAPIVYGSKEGAQEAHEAIRPSDVSTHPTKLSGMERDAERLYELIWRQFLACQMPPAQYLSTSVTVVAGEFELRAKGRILKFDGYTRVLPQQSKPGEDDVLPEMAQGEALKLIQLDPSQHFTKPPARFTEASLVKEMEKRGIGRPSTYAAIISTIQDRGYVTLHNRRFYSEKMGDIVTERLSESFSNLMDYGFTAGMEENLDDVAQGERDWKNVLDEFYGDFSKKLQTAESSEHGMRANQPTLTNIPCKECGRPMMIRTASTGVFLGCSGYSLPPKERCKATVNLVPGDEIAADDEGESESLVLRGKHRCPICATAMDAYLLDEKRKLHICGNNPDCVGYEIEEGNYRIKGYEGPSLECDKCGSEMQLKTGRFGKFFGCTNPTCKNTRKLLKSGEAAPPKMDKVDMPELKCEKVDDTYVLRDGASGLFLAASQFPKNRETRAPLVLEIVPHKHEIDPKYHFLCEAPQKDPEGRPTVIRYSRKTKEQYVQSEVDGKPTGWKAFYDGKVWKVEDKR encoded by the coding sequence ATGGGCAAATCGCTGGTCATTGTGGAATCCCCGGCCAAGGCCAAGACCATCAACAAGTACCTGGGCAGCCAGTACGTGGTGAAGTCGAGTATCGGCCACATCCGTGACCTTCCCACCAGCGGTTCCGCCAGTGCGAGCAAGGAACCGGCGGCCAAGCGTGGCAAGGCCGCGGCCGAGGCTCCGGCCTTGTCGCCGAAGGAAAAGGCGCGCCGTACCCTGGTTGCACGCATGGGCGTCGACCCCGAGGCGGGCTGGAAGGCCAAGTACGAGATCCTTCCCGGCAAGGAGAAGGTCATCGAGGAGCTGCGCCGCCTGGCCAAGGATGCCGACACCATCTATCTCGCAACCGACTTGGATCGCGAGGGGGAAGCCATCGCCTGGCACCTGCGCGAGGCCATCGGCGGCGACGACAGTCGTTACAAGCGCGTGGTGTTCAACGAGATCACCAAGAAAGCCATCCAGGAAGCCTTCTCCCAGCCGGGCGAGCTCGATATTGACCGGGTCAACGCCCAGCAGGCGCGGCGTTTCCTTGATCGCGTGGTTGGCTACATGGTCTCGCCGCTGCTGTGGGCGAAAATCGCCCGTGGCCTTTCTGCCGGCCGCGTACAGTCGGTGGCGGTGAAGCTGGTGGTCGAGCGCGAGCGCGAGATCCGGGCGTTCAATCCCGAAGAGTACTGGGAAGTCCACGCCGACCTGGGTACTGCCAAGAACGCCAAGGTGCGTTTCGAGGTAGCCCGTGAGAAGGGCGAGGCCTTCAAGCCGCTTAACGAAGCCCAGGCCATGGCCGCGCTGGAGAAGCTCAAGGCCTCGAGCTACAGCGTGAGCAAGCGCGAGGACCGGCCGACCAGCAGCAAGCCTTCGGCACCGTTCATTACCTCCACCCTGCAGCAGGCCGCAAGCAATCGCCTGGGCTTCGGGGTGAAGAAGACCATGATGATGGCCCAGCGTCTGTACGAAGCCGGCTACATCACCTACATGCGTACCGACTCGACCAACCTGTCGACCGACGCTGTCGAGATGGCCCGCAGCTACATCGAGAAGGAGTTCGGCAAGCAGTACCTGCCTGCCGCGCCCATCGTCTATGGCAGCAAGGAAGGGGCCCAGGAGGCGCACGAAGCGATCCGTCCGTCCGACGTCAGTACCCACCCGACCAAGCTCAGTGGCATGGAGCGTGACGCCGAGCGCCTGTACGAGCTGATCTGGCGCCAGTTCCTGGCTTGCCAGATGCCGCCGGCGCAGTACCTGTCCACCAGTGTCACTGTGGTAGCGGGCGAGTTCGAGCTGCGCGCCAAGGGCCGTATCCTCAAGTTTGATGGTTACACCCGTGTCCTGCCGCAGCAGAGCAAACCGGGCGAAGACGACGTGCTGCCGGAAATGGCCCAGGGTGAAGCGCTCAAGCTGATCCAGCTCGATCCCAGCCAGCACTTCACCAAGCCGCCGGCGCGCTTCACCGAAGCCAGCCTGGTCAAGGAGATGGAAAAGCGCGGCATCGGCCGCCCATCCACCTATGCGGCGATCATTTCCACCATCCAGGACCGCGGCTACGTTACCCTGCACAACCGTCGCTTCTACTCCGAGAAGATGGGCGACATCGTCACCGAGCGCTTGTCGGAGAGCTTCTCCAACCTGATGGACTACGGCTTTACCGCCGGCATGGAAGAGAACCTCGACGATGTGGCCCAGGGCGAGCGTGACTGGAAGAACGTCCTCGACGAGTTCTATGGCGACTTCAGCAAGAAGTTGCAGACCGCCGAGTCCAGCGAGCACGGCATGCGCGCCAACCAGCCGACCCTGACCAACATTCCGTGCAAGGAATGTGGCCGGCCAATGATGATCCGTACCGCGTCCACCGGCGTGTTCCTCGGCTGCTCGGGCTATAGCTTGCCGCCGAAGGAGCGTTGCAAGGCAACGGTCAACCTGGTGCCGGGCGACGAAATCGCCGCTGACGACGAGGGCGAGTCCGAGTCCCTGGTGCTGCGCGGCAAGCACCGCTGCCCGATCTGCGCGACGGCGATGGATGCCTACCTGCTCGACGAGAAGCGCAAGCTTCACATCTGCGGTAACAACCCGGACTGCGTCGGCTACGAGATCGAAGAAGGCAACTACCGCATCAAGGGCTACGAAGGCCCGAGCCTGGAATGCGACAAGTGCGGCAGCGAGATGCAGCTCAAGACCGGCCGTTTCGGCAAGTTCTTCGGCTGCACCAACCCAACCTGCAAGAACACCCGCAAGCTGCTCAAGAGCGGCGAGGCGGCGCCACCGAAAATGGACAAGGTGGACATGCCGGAGCTCAAGTGCGAGAAGGTCGACGATACCTACGTGCTGCGTGACGGTGCCTCAGGTCTGTTCCTGGCCGCCAGCCAGTTCCCGAAAAACCGCGAAACCCGTGCGCCGCTGGTGCTGGAGATCGTCCCGCACAAGCATGAGATCGATCCGAAGTATCACTTCCTCTGCGAGGCGCCACAGAAGGACCCGGAAGGGCGCCCGACGGTGATCCGCTATAGCCGCAAGACCAAGGAGCAGTACGTGCAGTCCGAGGTTGACGGCAAGCCTACCGGCTGGAAGGCGTTCTACGACGGCAAGGTGTGGAAGGTCGAAGACAAGCGCTGA
- a CDS encoding DUF1653 domain-containing protein has translation MQIQPGVYRHYKGPEYRVFSAARHSESEEWMVFYQCLYGDYSFWVRPLSMFQESVEVDGEQVPRFALVKAEEGLGERLGKVHE, from the coding sequence ATGCAGATACAACCTGGTGTGTACCGGCATTACAAAGGCCCTGAGTACCGTGTTTTCAGCGCTGCGCGACACTCCGAGAGCGAGGAGTGGATGGTGTTCTACCAGTGTCTGTATGGTGATTACAGCTTCTGGGTCAGGCCACTTTCGATGTTCCAGGAGTCCGTCGAGGTTGACGGCGAGCAGGTGCCACGCTTTGCTTTGGTCAAGGCCGAAGAGGGCCTTGGCGAGCGGCTGGGCAAGGTGCACGAGTGA
- the fadA gene encoding acetyl-CoA C-acyltransferase FadA yields MSLNPRDVVIVDFGRTPMGRSKGGMHRNTRAEDMSAHLISKLLERNDKVDPKEVEDVIWGCVNQTLEQGWNIARMASLMTQIPHTSAAQTVSRLCGSSMSALHTAAQAIMTGNGDVFVIGGVEHMGHVSMMHGVDPNPHLSLHAAKASGMMGLTAEMLGKMHGITREQQDLFGVRSHQLAHKATVEGKFKDEIIPMQGYDENGFLKVFDYDETIRPETTLEGLASLKPAFNPKGGTVTAGTSSQITDGASCMIVMSGQRAMDLGIQPLAVIRSMAVAGVDPAIMGYGPVPSTQKALKRAGLTIADIDFFELNEAFAAQALPVLKDLKVLDKMNEKVNLHGGAIALGHPFGCSGARISGTLLNVMKQNGGTLGVATMCVGLGQGITTVFERV; encoded by the coding sequence ATGAGCCTGAATCCAAGAGACGTGGTGATTGTCGACTTCGGTCGCACGCCGATGGGCCGCTCCAAGGGTGGCATGCACCGCAACACCCGTGCCGAAGACATGTCCGCGCACCTGATCAGCAAGCTGCTGGAGCGCAACGACAAGGTCGACCCGAAAGAAGTCGAAGACGTGATCTGGGGCTGCGTCAACCAGACCCTGGAGCAGGGCTGGAACATCGCCCGCATGGCCTCGCTGATGACCCAGATCCCGCACACCTCCGCCGCGCAAACCGTCAGCCGCCTGTGCGGCTCGTCGATGAGCGCGCTGCACACCGCCGCCCAGGCGATCATGACCGGCAACGGCGACGTGTTCGTCATCGGTGGTGTCGAGCACATGGGTCACGTCAGCATGATGCATGGCGTCGACCCCAACCCACACCTGTCCTTGCACGCTGCCAAGGCTTCCGGGATGATGGGCCTGACTGCCGAGATGCTGGGCAAGATGCACGGCATCACCCGTGAGCAACAGGATCTGTTCGGTGTGCGTTCGCACCAGCTCGCCCACAAGGCGACGGTCGAAGGCAAGTTCAAGGACGAGATCATCCCGATGCAGGGCTACGACGAGAACGGCTTCCTGAAGGTCTTCGACTACGACGAGACCATTCGCCCGGAAACCACCCTCGAAGGCCTGGCGTCGCTCAAGCCGGCGTTCAACCCGAAAGGCGGCACCGTCACCGCGGGCACCTCGTCGCAGATCACCGACGGCGCCTCGTGCATGATCGTCATGTCCGGCCAGCGCGCCATGGACCTGGGGATCCAGCCACTGGCGGTCATCCGTTCGATGGCGGTCGCCGGCGTGGACCCGGCGATCATGGGCTACGGCCCGGTCCCGTCGACGCAGAAAGCCCTCAAGCGCGCTGGTCTGACCATCGCCGACATCGACTTCTTCGAGCTCAACGAAGCTTTCGCCGCACAGGCCCTGCCGGTGCTGAAAGATCTGAAAGTGCTCGACAAGATGAATGAGAAGGTTAACCTGCACGGCGGCGCTATCGCCCTGGGTCACCCGTTCGGTTGCTCGGGGGCGCGGATTTCCGGCACCCTGCTCAACGTCATGAAGCAAAATGGCGGTACCCTGGGCGTCGCCACCATGTGTGTCGGCCTGGGCCAAGGCATCACCACTGTCTTCGAACGCGTCTGA
- the fadB gene encoding fatty acid oxidation complex subunit alpha FadB, with protein sequence MIYEGKAITVKALESGIVELKFDLKGESVNKFNRLTLNELRQAVDVIKADASVKGVIVSSGKDVFIVGADITEFVDNFKLPEAELVAGNLEANRIFSDFEDLQVPTVVAINGIALGGGLEMCLAADYRVMSNSAKIGLPEVKLGIYPGFGGTVRLPRLIGSDNAIEWIASGKENRAEDALKVGAVDAVVAPELLQAGALDLVKRAISGELDYKAKRQPKLEKLKLNAIEQMMAFETAKGFVAGQAGPNYPAPVEAIKTIQKAANFGRDKALEVEAAGFAKLAKTSVAESLIGLFLNDQELKRKAKAHDEIAHDVKQAAVLGAGIMGGGIAYQSAVKGTPILMKDIREEAIQLGLNEASKLLGKRVEKGRLTPAKMAEALNAIRPTLSYGDFGNVDIIVEAVVENPKVKQAVLAEVEGQVKEDAILASNTSTISINLLAKALKRPENFVGMHFFNPVHMMPLVEVIRGEKSSDVAVATTVAYAKKMGKNPIVVNDCPGFLVNRVLFPYFGGFAKLVSAGVDFVRIDKVMEKFGWPMGPAYLMDVVGIDTGHHGRDVMAEGFPDRMKDERRSAVDALYEANRLGQKNGKGFYAYETDKRGKPKKVADASVLDVLKPVIFEQREVTDEDIINWMMVPLCLETVRCLEDGIVATAAEADMGLVYGIGFPPFRGGALRYIDSIGVAEFVALADKYADLGPLYHPTAKLREMAKNGQRFFN encoded by the coding sequence ATGATTTACGAAGGTAAAGCCATCACGGTTAAGGCTCTTGAAAGCGGCATCGTCGAACTGAAGTTCGACCTCAAGGGTGAGTCCGTCAACAAGTTCAACCGTCTCACTCTGAACGAGCTGCGTCAGGCCGTGGACGTGATCAAGGCCGATGCCTCGGTCAAGGGCGTGATCGTCAGCAGTGGCAAGGACGTGTTCATCGTCGGCGCCGACATCACCGAGTTCGTCGACAACTTCAAGCTGCCCGAGGCCGAACTGGTCGCCGGCAACCTGGAAGCCAATCGCATTTTCAGTGACTTCGAAGACCTGCAGGTGCCGACCGTCGTCGCCATCAACGGCATCGCCCTGGGCGGCGGCCTGGAGATGTGCCTGGCCGCCGACTACCGGGTCATGTCCAACAGCGCCAAGATCGGCCTGCCGGAAGTCAAGCTGGGCATCTACCCAGGCTTTGGCGGCACCGTGCGCCTGCCGCGCCTGATCGGCTCGGATAACGCCATCGAGTGGATCGCCTCCGGCAAGGAAAACCGCGCCGAGGACGCCCTGAAAGTCGGCGCCGTCGATGCCGTGGTCGCCCCTGAGCTGCTGCAGGCCGGTGCCCTGGACCTGGTCAAGCGCGCCATCAGCGGTGAGCTGGACTACAAGGCCAAGCGCCAGCCCAAGCTGGAAAAGCTCAAGCTCAACGCCATCGAGCAGATGATGGCTTTCGAGACCGCCAAGGGCTTCGTTGCCGGCCAGGCCGGCCCGAACTACCCGGCGCCAGTCGAGGCCATCAAGACCATCCAGAAGGCCGCCAACTTCGGCCGTGACAAGGCCCTCGAGGTCGAGGCCGCAGGCTTCGCCAAGCTGGCCAAGACCTCGGTCGCCGAGAGCCTGATCGGCCTGTTCCTGAACGACCAGGAGCTCAAGCGCAAGGCCAAGGCCCATGACGAGATCGCTCACGACGTGAAGCAGGCCGCCGTGCTCGGCGCCGGTATCATGGGGGGCGGCATCGCCTACCAGTCGGCGGTCAAGGGCACGCCAATCCTGATGAAGGATATTCGCGAGGAAGCCATCCAGCTGGGCCTGAACGAGGCCTCCAAGCTGCTCGGCAAGCGCGTCGAGAAAGGGCGCCTGACCCCGGCCAAGATGGCCGAGGCCCTCAACGCCATTCGCCCGACCCTGTCCTACGGTGACTTCGGCAACGTCGATATCATCGTCGAGGCCGTGGTCGAGAACCCGAAGGTCAAGCAAGCCGTGCTGGCTGAAGTGGAAGGCCAGGTGAAAGAGGATGCGATCCTCGCCTCCAATACCTCGACCATCTCCATCAACCTGCTGGCCAAGGCGCTCAAGCGTCCGGAAAACTTCGTCGGCATGCACTTCTTCAACCCGGTGCACATGATGCCGCTGGTGGAAGTCATCCGTGGCGAGAAGTCCAGCGACGTGGCCGTGGCCACCACAGTGGCCTACGCCAAGAAGATGGGCAAGAACCCGATCGTGGTCAACGACTGCCCGGGCTTCCTGGTCAATCGCGTGCTGTTCCCGTATTTCGGCGGCTTCGCCAAGCTGGTCAGCGCAGGCGTCGACTTCGTGCGCATCGACAAGGTGATGGAGAAGTTCGGCTGGCCGATGGGCCCGGCCTACCTGATGGACGTGGTCGGCATCGACACCGGTCACCACGGCCGCGACGTGATGGCCGAAGGCTTCCCGGACCGCATGAAGGACGAGCGTCGCTCGGCCGTCGACGCCCTGTACGAGGCCAACCGCCTGGGCCAGAAGAACGGCAAGGGCTTCTACGCCTACGAGACCGACAAGCGCGGCAAGCCGAAGAAAGTCGCCGACGCCAGCGTGCTCGACGTGCTCAAGCCGGTCATCTTCGAGCAGCGTGAAGTCACCGACGAAGACATCATCAACTGGATGATGGTACCGCTGTGCCTGGAAACCGTGCGCTGCCTGGAGGACGGCATCGTCGCCACCGCCGCCGAAGCCGACATGGGCCTGGTCTACGGCATCGGTTTCCCTCCCTTCCGCGGTGGCGCGCTGCGCTACATCGATTCGATCGGGGTCGCCGAGTTCGTCGCACTGGCCGACAAGTACGCCGACCTGGGGCCGCTGTACCACCCCACTGCGAAGCTGCGCGAAATGGCCAAGAATGGCCAGCGCTTCTTCAACTGA
- a CDS encoding universal stress protein codes for MHYEHLLVAVDLTEECDPVIKRAMKLAEPTGAKVSLVHIVEPMAMAFGGDVPMDLSQLQQQQFDQAKERMERLYNKYPDINRGDSHLVYGQPRQEIHQLAKDQKCDLIVVGSHGRHGLALLLGSTANDVLHGAPCDVLAVRLQKKAE; via the coding sequence ATGCACTATGAACATCTTCTGGTCGCCGTCGACCTGACCGAAGAATGCGATCCGGTGATCAAGCGCGCCATGAAACTCGCCGAACCCACCGGCGCCAAGGTCTCCCTGGTGCATATCGTCGAACCCATGGCCATGGCCTTCGGCGGCGACGTGCCCATGGACCTGTCGCAGTTGCAGCAGCAACAGTTCGACCAGGCCAAGGAACGCATGGAGCGCCTGTACAACAAATACCCGGATATCAATCGCGGCGACTCGCACCTGGTCTACGGCCAGCCGCGCCAGGAAATCCACCAGTTGGCCAAGGATCAGAAGTGCGACCTGATCGTGGTCGGCAGCCATGGCCGCCACGGCCTGGCACTGCTGCTGGGCTCCACCGCCAACGACGTGCTGCACGGCGCGCCGTGCGATGTGTTGGCGGTGCGGTTGCAGAAGAAGGCCGAGTAA